Proteins encoded in a region of the Leptolyngbya subtilissima AS-A7 genome:
- a CDS encoding RNA methyltransferase gives MSLWQLDQIRIVLVEPAGPLNVGATARVMKNMGLRHLVLVNPQCDPASEDALRMAVHGGDVLAAATTVLSLPEAIAGCERAIATTGRLHRQDQPLELPETALPWLLPPTPAESFAAALIFGPEDRGLSNDELIYAQRWVRIPASDSYPSLNLAQAVAVCAYLIHRVAMAEALGAAFPAVGVAAAEGHLAPLEQIEGFYQDLEIVLLKIGYLYPHTAASRMAKLRRLLHRAGPDRQELAMLRGVLRQINWAASQAPKND, from the coding sequence ATGTCCCTCTGGCAGCTAGATCAAATCCGCATCGTCCTAGTCGAGCCAGCGGGGCCTTTAAACGTGGGCGCTACGGCGCGGGTAATGAAGAATATGGGTTTGCGCCATTTGGTGCTGGTCAACCCTCAATGCGACCCGGCCTCGGAGGATGCCCTGCGGATGGCGGTGCACGGCGGCGATGTGCTGGCAGCGGCGACCACGGTGTTGAGCCTGCCGGAGGCGATCGCCGGGTGTGAGCGGGCGATCGCCACCACCGGTCGCCTGCACCGCCAAGACCAGCCCCTAGAGCTGCCGGAAACCGCCCTGCCCTGGCTGCTGCCCCCCACGCCAGCAGAGAGCTTTGCTGCCGCCCTGATCTTTGGCCCCGAAGATCGGGGGCTGAGCAACGACGAGCTGATCTATGCCCAGCGCTGGGTACGTATTCCGGCCAGCGACAGCTATCCATCATTGAATCTGGCTCAGGCGGTAGCGGTTTGTGCCTATTTGATCCATCGGGTGGCGATGGCTGAGGCGCTAGGGGCAGCGTTTCCGGCCGTGGGGGTAGCGGCGGCGGAGGGGCATTTAGCGCCTCTGGAGCAGATAGAAGGCTTTTATCAAGATTTGGAAATCGTTTTGCTGAAAATCGGTTATCTTTACCCCCATACCGCCGCAAGCCGCATGGCTAAACTGCGGCGATTGCTGCATCGAGCCGGTCCCGATCGCCAAGAATTGGCTATGCTTAGGGGCGTTTTGCGGCAGATCAATTGGGCGGCCAGCCAGGCTCCCAAGAACGACTAA